From Desulfuromonas soudanensis, the proteins below share one genomic window:
- the mnmA gene encoding tRNA 2-thiouridine(34) synthase MnmA, whose protein sequence is MSQKRKRIVVAMSGGVDSSVTAALLKEQGHEVIGMTMQIWDYASFTSGHGETFGSCCSLDDVHDARRVAESLDIPFYVVNFEKDFQQAVIDRFCDDYFAGRTPNPCVLCNQVLKFELLLRRARELEADYLATGHYARIVAEGDGYALCKGLDPAKDQSYFLYTLTQEQMERVLFPLGGMTKDEVRAHAARFALRVAEKAESQDICFVPDGDYVRFLEEERGAGKMDGEIVHVSGTVLGRHCGTYRYTIGQRRGLGIAWPSPLYVVGIDAASRQVLVGEKEHLSVGSLTLHGVNWSLSAPEGPLRAACRIRYRHQEVPSTITPLGGGRAQVDFDQPQKGVTPGQAAVFYDGDRVLGGGWIE, encoded by the coding sequence ATGTCGCAAAAAAGAAAGAGAATTGTCGTCGCCATGAGCGGCGGCGTCGACTCCTCGGTGACCGCGGCCCTCCTCAAGGAACAGGGGCACGAGGTCATCGGCATGACCATGCAGATCTGGGACTACGCCAGTTTCACCTCCGGGCACGGCGAGACCTTCGGCTCCTGCTGCAGCCTCGACGATGTCCACGATGCGCGGCGGGTCGCCGAATCCCTCGACATCCCCTTTTATGTGGTGAATTTCGAAAAGGATTTTCAGCAGGCGGTCATCGACCGCTTCTGCGACGACTATTTTGCCGGCCGCACCCCCAACCCCTGCGTCCTCTGCAACCAGGTCCTCAAGTTCGAGCTGTTGCTGCGCCGTGCCCGGGAGCTCGAGGCCGATTATCTGGCCACCGGCCACTACGCGCGCATCGTTGCCGAAGGCGACGGCTATGCCCTGTGCAAGGGCCTCGATCCGGCCAAGGATCAGAGCTACTTCCTCTATACTCTGACCCAGGAGCAGATGGAGCGGGTCCTCTTCCCCCTCGGGGGAATGACCAAGGACGAGGTGCGCGCTCACGCCGCCCGCTTCGCCCTGCGCGTGGCGGAGAAGGCCGAGAGCCAGGACATCTGCTTCGTCCCCGACGGCGACTACGTCCGTTTTCTCGAAGAAGAGCGGGGGGCCGGTAAGATGGACGGCGAGATCGTTCACGTCTCCGGAACGGTTCTCGGCCGTCACTGTGGCACCTACCGCTACACCATCGGCCAGCGCCGCGGCCTGGGGATTGCCTGGCCCTCTCCCCTGTACGTGGTCGGTATCGATGCCGCAAGCCGCCAAGTGCTGGTCGGTGAAAAGGAGCACCTGTCCGTCGGCAGCCTCACGCTCCATGGCGTCAACTGGAGCCTTTCGGCTCCGGAAGGACCGCTGCGCGCCGCCTGCCGGATCCGCTACCGCCACCAGGAAGTTCCGTCGACCATCACTCCTCTCGGCGGCGGGCGGGCGCAAGTGGACTTCGACCAGCCGCAAAAGGGGGTGACTCCGGGTCAGGCGGCGGTCTT
- the nifU gene encoding Fe-S cluster assembly scaffold protein NifU — protein MYTEKVMDHFSNPRNVGEIENADGVGEVGNASCGDIMKIFLKVENDVIKEVKFKTFGCGAAIATSSMVTELAIGKTLDEAMELTNAAVAEALDGLPPAKLHCSNLAADALHEAIKNYREKQG, from the coding sequence ATGTACACAGAAAAAGTGATGGACCACTTCAGCAATCCCCGCAACGTCGGTGAAATCGAGAATGCCGATGGCGTCGGCGAAGTCGGCAACGCCTCCTGCGGCGACATCATGAAGATTTTTCTCAAGGTTGAAAACGACGTCATCAAGGAGGTCAAGTTCAAGACCTTCGGCTGCGGGGCGGCGATCGCCACCTCGTCCATGGTCACCGAGCTGGCCATCGGCAAGACCCTCGACGAGGCGATGGAACTGACCAACGCCGCCGTCGCCGAAGCCCTCGACGGCCTGCCGCCGGCCAAGCTCCACTGCTCCAACCTCGCCGCTGACGCCCTGCACGAGGCGATCAAGAATTACCGCGAGAAACAGGGGTAA
- the nifS gene encoding cysteine desulfurase NifS has protein sequence MKHIYMDNNATTAVRPEVLEAMLPFYREQFGNPSSVHWAGRAVSGAVEKAREQVATLINCAPAEIVFVSCGSEGDNMAIKGTAEALREKGNHIITTSVEHPAVLNTCEYLEKQGFRVTYLPVDKDGMLDLKELEAAITAETILISVMWANNETGNLYPIEEIGAIARKYKVRFHTDAVQTVGKIPVDVQKANVDLLVLSGHKLGAPKGVGAIYIRRGTRMNALIHGGHQERNRRAGTYNVAGIVGLGLACELAGAEMAESAVRIAGLRDRLQEGIMSAIPEIKLNGHPTRRLPNTLNISFAYIEGESLLLNFDMKGIAASSGSACTSGSLEPSHVMGAMCVDVVLAHSSTRFSLGRDNTEEEVDYVLEILPPIVQRLREMSPLYNRKEPLSCEECQVIRKVH, from the coding sequence GTGAAACACATCTACATGGACAATAACGCCACTACCGCCGTTCGTCCCGAGGTTCTCGAGGCGATGCTCCCCTTTTACCGGGAGCAGTTCGGCAACCCCTCCAGCGTCCACTGGGCGGGGCGGGCGGTGAGCGGCGCGGTGGAAAAGGCGCGGGAGCAGGTGGCGACCCTGATCAACTGCGCGCCGGCCGAGATCGTCTTCGTCTCCTGCGGCAGCGAGGGGGACAACATGGCCATCAAGGGGACGGCGGAGGCCCTGCGGGAGAAGGGGAACCACATCATCACCACCAGCGTCGAACATCCGGCGGTGCTCAATACCTGCGAGTACCTGGAAAAGCAGGGGTTTCGCGTCACCTACCTGCCGGTGGACAAGGACGGCATGCTCGACCTCAAGGAACTCGAGGCGGCCATCACCGCCGAGACGATTCTGATTTCGGTCATGTGGGCCAACAACGAAACGGGCAATCTCTACCCCATCGAGGAGATCGGCGCCATCGCCCGCAAGTACAAGGTGCGCTTCCATACCGACGCCGTGCAGACGGTGGGGAAGATCCCCGTCGACGTCCAGAAGGCCAATGTCGATCTCCTGGTCCTCTCCGGGCACAAACTCGGCGCTCCCAAGGGGGTCGGGGCGATCTACATCCGTCGCGGCACGCGGATGAACGCCCTGATCCATGGGGGTCACCAGGAGCGCAACCGGCGGGCCGGGACGTACAACGTCGCCGGCATCGTCGGTCTTGGCCTCGCCTGCGAACTCGCCGGTGCCGAAATGGCCGAGAGTGCGGTCCGCATCGCGGGCCTGCGCGACCGTCTTCAGGAGGGGATCATGAGCGCCATCCCCGAGATCAAGCTCAACGGCCATCCGACCAGGCGACTCCCCAACACCCTGAACATCAGCTTCGCTTACATTGAGGGGGAGTCGCTCCTTCTCAACTTCGACATGAAGGGGATCGCCGCCTCTTCGGGATCGGCCTGCACCTCGGGTTCCCTGGAGCCGTCCCACGTCATGGGGGCGATGTGCGTCGACGTCGTCCTGGCCCATTCGAGTACCCGCTTCAGCCTCGGTCGCGACAACACCGAGGAGGAGGTCGACTACGTCCTGGAGATCCTTCCGCCCATCGTTCAGCGCCTGCGGGAGATGAGCCCCCTTTACAACCGCAAGGAGCCCCTCTCCTGCGAGGAATGCCAGGTCATCCGCAAGGTGCACTGA
- a CDS encoding Rrf2 family transcriptional regulator: protein MRLSTKAQYAVRAMVSLHLYADGSPVSLKVIAAREDISLTYLEQLFVKLRRGKIVDSVRGPGGGYVLARPAGSIRVDEIIDSVEETLVPVSCMGDDGSCACTDQCVTHSVWQGLGSRIRQFLSSITLEDLIREAREKIR from the coding sequence ATGCGGCTGTCAACCAAGGCTCAATATGCGGTGCGCGCCATGGTGAGCCTGCATTTGTATGCCGACGGTTCTCCCGTTTCCCTCAAGGTCATTGCCGCCCGGGAGGATATCTCCCTGACCTATCTGGAGCAACTCTTCGTCAAACTGCGCCGGGGGAAGATCGTCGACAGCGTCCGCGGCCCCGGCGGCGGTTACGTTCTCGCCCGCCCCGCCGGCAGCATCCGCGTCGACGAGATCATCGACAGCGTCGAGGAGACCCTGGTCCCCGTCTCCTGCATGGGGGACGACGGCAGCTGCGCCTGCACCGATCAGTGCGTGACTCACAGCGTCTGGCAGGGGCTCGGCTCGCGCATCCGGCAGTTTCTCTCCTCGATCACCCTCGAGGACTTGATTCGTGAGGCCCGGGAGAAGATCCGCTAG
- a CDS encoding hybrid sensor histidine kinase/response regulator, whose product MQLTALIIDDDRFMREVLTDLLGSAGFRILVAIDGEEGWQQAEAHHPDIILLDLVMPRMDGVAACHKIRSLPDLQDTPVIMMTCRSDMEGMVNPFQLGADDYISKPFDDFELIARVRGSLAKKRAARSLARKAENFQTLLDISNSVTSTLDTVEILRQVVDKIAHLLDDVYRCSIALVQEDERWGYVMASSDDPDLGGLRIFLDKYPEIRRVLQTGEPILIDDVTKDPLLTDVLPVLDGQKFNTILVLPVVYRQRVIGAMVVRALRSNAGISQKEIEFCQLIANISANAIKNAHHFELLREESERLQLAKNSLEQDLCTKTVYEQLFDNASDALIAFDGRGRAVFANRRALEISGYSASELKGFSLASLLDLRSIRLILQRRRDVMAGKSVPLSCDLAIRTRSGERRLLSVSFNSRPACGDLQVVAIRDVTEKRQVEMELELTRSNLETANRQLLEVDQIRGEFLNTAAHELRIPVTIVSGYCSLLKDMGTENFSEQQREFLEQAVEGSDRLVDLINNILDLSRFDAGKMILEVEEKDLVATIHEVLPGFVPLAEKNGLLLNLGVPETCRALFDPEAIHRVLVNLVGNALKFTPRGGTVTIETEEAEEEVRICVADTGKGIPEERMADLFKEFTQLGKEDSRRGTGLGLSICKKIIESHQGRIWAESQLGQGSRFIFTLPKPV is encoded by the coding sequence ATGCAATTGACGGCCCTGATCATCGACGATGACCGCTTCATGCGGGAAGTCCTCACCGACCTCCTGGGGAGCGCCGGTTTTCGTATCCTCGTCGCCATCGACGGCGAAGAGGGGTGGCAGCAGGCCGAAGCGCACCATCCCGACATCATTCTCCTCGATCTGGTCATGCCCCGAATGGACGGCGTGGCCGCCTGCCACAAGATCCGCTCCCTCCCTGACCTCCAGGACACCCCCGTCATCATGATGACCTGCCGCAGCGATATGGAAGGGATGGTCAACCCCTTTCAGCTCGGCGCCGACGACTACATCTCCAAACCTTTCGACGACTTTGAACTCATTGCCCGTGTCCGGGGGAGCTTGGCCAAGAAGCGCGCCGCTCGGTCTCTGGCGAGAAAAGCGGAAAATTTCCAGACCCTTCTCGACATCAGCAACTCGGTGACCTCCACCCTCGATACCGTGGAAATTCTTCGCCAGGTTGTCGACAAGATTGCCCATCTCCTCGACGACGTTTACCGCTGTTCCATCGCTCTGGTTCAGGAAGACGAGCGCTGGGGTTACGTGATGGCTTCCAGCGACGATCCCGACCTCGGGGGGCTGCGTATTTTCCTCGATAAATATCCGGAAATCCGTCGGGTCCTTCAGACCGGCGAACCGATACTGATCGATGATGTCACCAAAGATCCTCTCCTGACCGATGTCCTTCCGGTTCTTGACGGTCAGAAATTCAATACCATTCTCGTCCTCCCCGTGGTCTATCGGCAGAGGGTCATCGGTGCCATGGTGGTGCGGGCCCTTCGATCCAATGCCGGGATTTCCCAAAAGGAGATCGAGTTCTGCCAGCTGATCGCCAATATTTCGGCTAATGCCATCAAGAATGCCCATCATTTCGAGCTGCTGCGTGAAGAGTCGGAACGCCTGCAGCTCGCCAAAAACAGCCTCGAACAGGATCTGTGCACCAAGACGGTCTACGAGCAACTCTTTGACAACGCCTCCGACGCTTTGATTGCCTTCGACGGCCGGGGGAGGGCGGTCTTCGCCAACCGCCGGGCCCTGGAAATCAGCGGCTATTCGGCAAGCGAGCTCAAGGGATTCAGTCTCGCCTCCCTCCTGGACCTTCGGTCGATCCGTTTGATTCTGCAGCGGCGGCGGGATGTGATGGCCGGAAAATCTGTCCCCCTCTCCTGCGATCTGGCGATCCGCACCCGTAGCGGGGAGCGGCGCCTCCTGTCGGTGAGCTTCAACAGCCGCCCCGCCTGCGGTGATCTGCAGGTGGTGGCCATCCGCGACGTCACGGAAAAGCGGCAGGTCGAAATGGAGCTCGAACTGACCCGGTCGAACCTCGAGACGGCCAATCGGCAGCTCCTTGAGGTCGACCAGATCCGGGGCGAATTTCTCAACACAGCCGCTCATGAGCTGCGCATTCCCGTGACCATCGTCAGCGGCTACTGCTCGCTCCTCAAGGATATGGGAACGGAGAATTTTTCCGAACAGCAGCGGGAGTTCCTGGAGCAGGCCGTCGAGGGGAGCGATCGTCTGGTCGACCTGATCAACAACATTCTCGATCTCTCCCGTTTCGATGCCGGCAAAATGATACTCGAGGTCGAGGAGAAGGACCTCGTGGCGACCATTCACGAGGTCCTTCCGGGATTTGTCCCCCTGGCGGAAAAAAACGGCCTCCTGCTGAATCTCGGTGTTCCGGAGACTTGCCGCGCCCTCTTCGACCCGGAGGCGATTCACCGGGTGCTGGTTAATCTGGTCGGCAATGCTCTCAAGTTCACCCCCCGCGGCGGGACGGTGACGATCGAAACCGAAGAGGCAGAGGAGGAGGTGCGGATCTGCGTCGCCGACACCGGCAAGGGGATACCCGAGGAGAGGATGGCCGACCTTTTCAAGGAGTTCACTCAACTCGGCAAGGAAGATTCCCGCCGCGGCACCGGTCTGGGACTCTCCATCTGCAAGAAGATCATCGAATCTCACCAGGGGCGAATCTGGGCCGAAAGCCAACTCGGCCAGGGGAGCCGCTTCATCTTCACCCTCCCCAAACCCGTCTGA
- a CDS encoding putative signal transducing protein: protein MALFYDPRDESDLRRVESILRQGGIEYFLRKEPEVGIGPMQVHVAEEDMPRAEELLIERTLH, encoded by the coding sequence ATGGCGCTTTTCTATGATCCGAGAGATGAATCCGACCTCCGGCGGGTCGAATCGATTCTTCGCCAGGGCGGGATCGAATATTTCCTTCGCAAGGAGCCCGAAGTTGGGATCGGCCCGATGCAGGTCCATGTGGCCGAGGAGGATATGCCGCGGGCCGAGGAGCTCCTGATCGAAAGGACCCTGCACTGA
- the ilvA gene encoding threonine ammonia-lyase, biosynthetic, with product MQKILKQILTSRVYEAAVETPLDEAPGLSAALGNRVLLKREDLQPVFSFKLRGAYNRIAHLTVAELGCGVIAASAGNHAQGVAFSARRLGARAVIVMPVTTPEIKIAAVRGYGAEVVLYGDSYSEAAEHCARLVDESGMIFIHPFDDELVIAGQGTVADEIQRQNSGRLDAVFVPVGGGGLIAGMAAYLKALRPEVRVIGVEPQDSDAMARSLEAGRRVILDSVGIFADGVAVREVGVLTFDLCRRYVDEIIRVDTDEICSAIKSNYQATRSIVEPAGALALAGLKKYVRKRKVSGETLVAVNSGANMNFERLRYVAERTQSGEKQEALFAVTIPEKPGALKRFCAEVLDGRNITEFNYRLSDRERAHIFVGISIREEEERQTFAAQLTASGFDNVDLTDNELAKTHVRYMVGGRSGVVAGEALYRFWFPERPGALSRFLSIMGASWNISLFHYRSQGGDFGRVLIGLEIPAGEEENFRSFLEQLGYRFVEESTNPAYRLFL from the coding sequence ATGCAAAAAATCCTCAAGCAGATTCTCACCTCCCGCGTCTACGAGGCGGCCGTCGAGACCCCTCTCGACGAGGCCCCGGGACTCTCCGCCGCCCTCGGCAACCGGGTTCTTCTCAAGCGGGAGGATCTGCAGCCGGTCTTCTCCTTCAAGCTGCGCGGCGCCTACAACCGCATCGCTCATCTGACTGTCGCGGAACTCGGGTGCGGGGTGATCGCCGCCTCGGCCGGCAATCACGCCCAGGGGGTGGCCTTCTCCGCCCGCCGTCTCGGCGCAAGAGCAGTAATCGTCATGCCGGTGACCACCCCCGAGATCAAGATTGCCGCCGTGCGCGGGTACGGCGCCGAGGTCGTTCTGTACGGCGACAGCTACTCCGAGGCCGCCGAGCACTGCGCCCGACTGGTCGATGAGAGCGGGATGATTTTCATCCATCCCTTCGACGATGAACTGGTGATCGCCGGCCAGGGGACGGTGGCCGACGAAATCCAGCGGCAGAACTCCGGGCGCCTCGACGCCGTCTTTGTCCCCGTCGGCGGCGGCGGTCTCATCGCCGGCATGGCCGCCTATCTCAAGGCGCTGCGCCCCGAGGTGCGGGTGATCGGCGTCGAGCCCCAGGACAGCGACGCCATGGCCCGCTCCCTGGAAGCAGGCCGACGGGTGATCCTCGATTCGGTGGGGATCTTCGCCGACGGTGTGGCGGTGCGCGAGGTCGGCGTCCTGACCTTCGATCTCTGCCGGCGCTATGTCGACGAGATCATCCGCGTGGACACCGACGAAATCTGCAGCGCCATCAAGAGCAACTACCAGGCGACCCGTTCCATCGTCGAGCCGGCCGGTGCCCTGGCTCTGGCCGGACTCAAGAAGTATGTCCGGAAGCGCAAGGTCTCGGGGGAGACGCTGGTCGCTGTCAATTCCGGCGCCAACATGAATTTCGAGCGTCTGCGCTACGTCGCCGAGCGCACCCAGAGCGGGGAGAAGCAGGAGGCGCTCTTTGCCGTGACCATCCCGGAAAAACCCGGCGCCCTGAAACGTTTCTGCGCCGAGGTTCTCGACGGGCGCAACATCACCGAGTTCAACTATCGCCTCTCCGACAGGGAGCGGGCGCACATTTTCGTCGGCATCTCCATCCGTGAGGAGGAGGAACGGCAGACCTTTGCCGCCCAGTTGACGGCCAGCGGCTTCGATAATGTCGATTTGACCGACAACGAACTGGCCAAGACCCACGTCCGCTACATGGTCGGCGGGCGTTCCGGCGTTGTCGCCGGCGAAGCCCTGTACCGTTTCTGGTTTCCAGAACGTCCCGGGGCGTTGAGCCGCTTCCTCTCCATCATGGGCGCCAGCTGGAACATCTCCCTCTTCCACTACCGCAGCCAGGGGGGGGATTTCGGTCGGGTCCTCATCGGCCTGGAGATCCCCGCCGGCGAAGAGGAGAACTTTCGCTCCTTTCTCGAACAGCTCGGGTACCGCTTTGTTGAGGAGTCGACAAACCCCGCCTACCGACTCTTCCTCTGA
- a CDS encoding acetyl-CoA C-acyltransferase, protein MGNQKNSGRVAVIGGMRTPFVKAGTVFRHISPLELSSHAVRGLIERFCLDRESIDLLVWGRVLHDPRISNLAREIVFDLGLPSSIAAYLVSNNCISSLHAATDAADAILGGRAEIAIAGGVESMSTVPVLFGREASEIFLDAGLARSTAERVRALLRLRPRHFKPSPLSFKENSTGLTMGEHAEITAREMGATRDAQDQIALRSHQRAAAATEDGRLTAEIFPLAGTARDTIVRGDTSLEKLGRLKPVFDHSGSGTITAGNASPLTDGASAVLLMSEERALRENLKPLAFLRGVEYAAIAPRQGLLMAPALAVPRLLKRCGLSLSEMDIVEVHEAFGAQVVCNLKAWEEGRGEEAIGAVDPEKLNPLGSSIAVGHPFAATGARIITTLANEMARRESRYGLISICAAGAMAGAMILERP, encoded by the coding sequence ATGGGCAATCAAAAGAACTCCGGTCGGGTCGCCGTGATCGGCGGCATGCGGACTCCCTTCGTCAAGGCCGGAACGGTCTTCCGCCATATCTCTCCGCTGGAGCTCTCCTCCCATGCCGTCCGCGGTCTGATCGAACGCTTTTGCCTCGACCGGGAGTCCATCGACCTCCTCGTCTGGGGGCGGGTCCTTCATGACCCTCGGATCTCCAACCTCGCCCGGGAGATCGTCTTCGATCTCGGCCTCCCGTCCAGCATTGCCGCTTACCTGGTCTCCAACAACTGCATCTCCAGCCTTCACGCGGCAACGGACGCCGCCGATGCCATCCTCGGCGGGCGGGCGGAGATCGCCATTGCCGGAGGGGTGGAGTCAATGTCGACGGTGCCGGTCCTCTTCGGCCGTGAGGCCTCGGAAATCTTCCTCGATGCCGGACTGGCCCGGAGCACCGCCGAGAGGGTCAGGGCCCTGCTGAGGCTGCGTCCCCGGCATTTCAAGCCGTCGCCCCTCTCCTTCAAGGAGAATTCCACCGGGCTGACCATGGGAGAACACGCCGAGATCACCGCCCGGGAGATGGGGGCCACCCGCGACGCCCAGGACCAAATCGCCCTGCGCAGCCACCAGCGGGCCGCCGCAGCAACCGAGGACGGCCGCCTCACCGCCGAAATCTTCCCCCTGGCGGGGACGGCGCGGGACACCATCGTCCGCGGCGACACCAGCCTTGAGAAGCTGGGGCGGCTCAAGCCGGTCTTCGACCATTCGGGGAGCGGCACCATCACTGCGGGGAACGCCAGCCCCCTCACCGACGGCGCCAGCGCCGTCCTGCTCATGTCCGAGGAGCGGGCCCTTCGGGAAAACCTTAAACCTCTGGCGTTTTTGCGCGGGGTGGAGTATGCCGCCATCGCTCCCCGCCAGGGGCTCCTCATGGCCCCGGCCCTGGCCGTGCCGCGTCTCCTCAAACGCTGCGGGCTTTCCCTCTCCGAGATGGACATCGTCGAGGTCCACGAGGCTTTTGGCGCCCAGGTCGTCTGCAACCTCAAGGCCTGGGAAGAGGGGAGGGGAGAAGAGGCCATCGGCGCCGTCGACCCGGAGAAGCTCAACCCCCTCGGCAGCTCCATCGCCGTCGGTCACCCCTTCGCCGCCACCGGCGCGCGGATCATCACCACCCTGGCCAACGAGATGGCGCGGCGGGAATCCCGCTACGGGCTCATCTCCATCTGCGCGGCTGGGGCGATGGCCGGGGCGATGATCCTCGAGAGGCCCTGA
- a CDS encoding fumarate hydratase, whose product MPDFKYQDPFPLAKDTTKYRKLEGSEKYVSVAQFEGKDVVKVDPEALAVLANTAMRDVSFLLRPEHNEQVAQILSDPEASPNDRGVAMAFLRNAEIAANFELPVCQDTGTATVVAKKGQQIWTGARDEEFLSKGVYKTYTEENLRYSQTVALDMYEEKNTGTNLPAQIDIMATEGDYYKFLFMAKGGGSANKTMLYQETKALLTPGNLEKWLIEKMKYLGTAACPPYHIAFAIGGTSADACLKTVKLATAKELDGLPTSGNEHGQAFRDLELEGRLLVAAQKLGIGAQFGGKYFAHDVRVIRLPRHGASCPVAMAVSCSADRNIKAKITREGLFVEEMDRNPGRLIPDKYRGKHGHGTKIDLDRPMKDILADLSKLEVGAPLLLKGTIVVGRDIAHAKFKEILDSGKPLPEYLKKHPIYYAGPAKTPKGKASGSFGPTTAGRMDSYVDLLQANGGSMIMIAKGNRSQQVTDACKKHCGFYLGSIGGPAAVLAEENIKKVECIDFPELGMEAVWKIEVEDFPAFILVDDKGNDFFKKLGL is encoded by the coding sequence ATGCCTGACTTCAAGTACCAGGACCCCTTTCCCCTCGCCAAGGACACCACCAAGTACCGCAAGCTCGAAGGCTCGGAAAAGTACGTCTCCGTCGCCCAGTTCGAAGGGAAGGACGTCGTCAAGGTCGATCCCGAAGCCCTCGCCGTGCTGGCCAACACCGCCATGAGGGACGTCTCCTTCCTGCTGCGCCCCGAGCACAACGAGCAGGTCGCCCAGATTCTCAGCGACCCCGAAGCCTCCCCCAACGACCGCGGCGTCGCCATGGCCTTTTTGCGCAACGCCGAAATCGCCGCCAACTTCGAGCTCCCGGTCTGTCAGGACACCGGCACCGCCACCGTCGTCGCCAAGAAGGGGCAGCAGATCTGGACCGGCGCCCGGGACGAGGAGTTCCTCTCCAAGGGGGTCTACAAGACCTACACTGAGGAGAACCTGCGCTACTCCCAGACCGTCGCCCTCGACATGTACGAAGAGAAGAACACCGGCACCAACCTCCCCGCCCAGATCGACATCATGGCCACCGAGGGGGACTACTACAAGTTCCTCTTCATGGCCAAGGGGGGCGGCAGCGCCAACAAGACGATGCTCTACCAGGAAACCAAGGCGCTCCTCACCCCCGGGAACCTCGAGAAGTGGCTCATCGAGAAGATGAAATACCTCGGCACCGCCGCCTGCCCCCCCTACCACATCGCCTTCGCCATCGGCGGCACCAGCGCCGATGCCTGCCTGAAGACGGTCAAGCTCGCCACTGCCAAGGAACTCGACGGACTCCCCACCTCCGGCAACGAGCACGGCCAGGCGTTCCGTGATCTCGAACTCGAGGGGCGCCTCCTTGTGGCGGCCCAGAAGCTCGGCATCGGCGCCCAGTTCGGCGGCAAATATTTCGCCCACGACGTGCGCGTCATCCGTCTCCCCCGCCACGGCGCTTCCTGCCCCGTCGCCATGGCCGTTTCCTGCTCCGCCGACCGCAACATCAAGGCGAAGATCACCCGCGAGGGGCTGTTCGTCGAGGAGATGGACCGCAATCCCGGCCGCCTGATCCCCGACAAGTACCGCGGCAAACACGGCCACGGCACCAAGATCGATCTCGACCGACCGATGAAGGACATTCTCGCCGACCTCTCCAAGCTCGAAGTCGGCGCTCCTCTCCTCCTCAAGGGGACGATCGTCGTCGGCCGCGACATCGCCCACGCCAAGTTCAAGGAAATTCTCGATTCCGGCAAGCCGCTCCCTGAGTACCTGAAAAAACACCCGATCTACTACGCCGGCCCGGCCAAGACCCCCAAGGGGAAAGCCTCCGGCTCCTTCGGCCCCACCACCGCCGGGCGCATGGACTCCTACGTCGACCTGCTGCAGGCCAACGGCGGCTCCATGATCATGATCGCCAAGGGGAACCGCTCCCAGCAGGTCACTGACGCCTGCAAGAAGCACTGCGGCTTCTACCTCGGCTCCATCGGCGGCCCGGCCGCAGTCCTCGCCGAGGAAAACATCAAGAAAGTCGAGTGCATCGACTTCCCCGAACTCGGCATGGAAGCGGTCTGGAAAATTGAAGTCGAAGACTTCCCGGCCTTCATCCTCGTCGATGACAAGGGGAACGACTTTTTCAAGAAACTCGGCCTATAA
- a CDS encoding DUF4160 domain-containing protein — MPTISVFYGIIITLYFFDNQKHQTPHFHARYQSQQASVSIPDGEVLEGEIPSSKMKLVQAWLEIHKEDLLADWELAVNGQTPFPIEPLR, encoded by the coding sequence ATGCCGACAATCAGTGTATTCTACGGAATCATCATCACTCTCTACTTTTTCGATAACCAGAAACACCAGACGCCCCATTTTCACGCCCGCTACCAAAGCCAACAAGCCTCCGTTTCGATCCCTGACGGAGAAGTTCTTGAAGGAGAGATTCCTTCATCCAAGATGAAACTGGTGCAAGCCTGGCTTGAAATCCACAAGGAAGACCTGCTGGCTGATTGGGAATTGGCCGTCAACGGGCAGACACCCTTTCCGATAGAACCGCTGCGTTAG
- a CDS encoding DUF2442 domain-containing protein, whose protein sequence is MESVVRVVPRENYQLEIEFNTGEVRLFDVRPYLDKGVFNQLKDRTLFAQAYVALDTVCWPNDLDIAPETLYVKSVPISSAVHESPADYRK, encoded by the coding sequence ATGGAATCGGTCGTTCGTGTGGTTCCACGGGAAAACTACCAGTTGGAGATCGAGTTCAATACGGGAGAGGTGCGGCTCTTTGATGTCCGCCCCTATCTGGATAAAGGCGTTTTCAATCAACTGAAGGATCGGACACTCTTTGCCCAGGCCTATGTGGCCCTCGATACGGTCTGCTGGCCCAATGATCTCGATATCGCGCCGGAAACCCTTTATGTCAAATCTGTGCCAATTTCCAGCGCAGTTCATGAAAGTCCCGCTGACTACAGAAAGTAA